A genomic segment from Colletotrichum higginsianum IMI 349063 chromosome 5, whole genome shotgun sequence encodes:
- a CDS encoding Beta-galactosidase, with amino-acid sequence MSHRRAIPTQAFGLTLLSLLLLFLGPAEARSLHPRQNTSTTTRERVSINKGWSFWRSEFNPDGLIYDHRPDLENLTDVYVLKPWILPSANDFINDPAQHHERPDAEPARNVSYAAKGFDDGAWETVDLPHDWAIAGPFYTEEDPIIGGGMGRLPVHGVGWYRRSLALNPADEGKSVFLDVDGAMSYAMVWLNGYLVGGWPYPYNSFRLDLTPHLKPGEDNLLAIRLDNPPDSARWYPGGGIYRNVWLTKVNPVHVGQWGTYVVSKDVSAESATLDLVVEVENSGDADEEVQVATDVHVLDASTGQPGGKVAELPRSTISVSAGGGKEQVTGSTSVTSPLLWGPPPSQTPHRYVAVTTITAGGRAVDSYETRFGIRSVTYDANRGILVNGEHVRLQGVNQHHDLGALGAAFNTRAAERQLDVLAELGCNAIRMAHNPPAPELLELTDGKGILVVDEIFDSWYRNKTDNDFHLIFADWREPDLRAVMRRDRNHPSVIMWSFGNEVSEQQIGDPGTVPARELHGIVGDEDPSRPSTASMNFAKPNMSFPTAMDVVSLNYQGEGIRDTPNYSFLPGVRTHPLYADYHAAFPDKVVLGSETASALSTRGTYIFPVAGSVGAPVNDTSGGNSTTRQVSAYEVYSANFGSSPDKVFAAQDAHPFVAGEFVWTGWDYVGEPTPYYGARSSYSGIIDLAGFKKDRFFLYQARWRPDLRFVHVLPHWNWPDRAGETTPVHAFTSADEAELFVNGVSLGRKTRAAGEYRFRWDEVRYAPGEVRVATYKDGAAWAEETVRTVGDAAELRASADRTAIRADGLDLAFVTVEVRDAAGDLVRFAADAVTFSVSGPGRIVATDNGDPADLVAFPSLERRAFSGLVLAIVRSEEGVAGEIRVTASGEGLKSAEVVVTTHLSC; translated from the coding sequence ATGTCACATCGACGAGCCATACCAACACAAGCCTTCGGGCTGACTCTGCTGAGTCTTCTGctgctcttcctcggcccCGCAGAAGCACGATCACTCCATCCTCGACAGAACACGTCTACCACGACCAGAGAGCGCGTCAGCATCAACAAGGGCTGGAGCTTCTGGCGCTCCGAGTTCAACCCGGACGGCCTGATCTACGACCACCGCCCGGACCTCGAGAACCTGACCGACGTGTACGTGTTGAAGCCCTGGATCCTGCCCTCGGCCAACGACTTCATCAACGATCCGGCGCAGCACCACGAGCGTCCCGACGCCGAGCCGGCCCGCAACGTGTCGTACGCCGCCAAGggcttcgacgacggcgcatGGGAGACGGTGGACCTGCCGCACGACTGGGCCATTGCAGGCCCGTTCTACACGGAGGAAGaccccatcatcggcggcggcatgggcCGGCTGCCCGTGCATGGCGTGGGATGGTACCGACGCTCGTTGGCTCTCAACCCAGCAGACGAGGGCAAGTCTGTgttcctcgacgtcgacggcgccatgTCGTACGCCATGGTCTGGCTCAACGGCTACCTGGTCGGCGGCTGGCCGTACCCGTACAACTCGTTCCGGCTGGACCTGACGCCGCACCTGAAGCCAGGCGAGGACAACCTCCTGGCCATCCGCCTCGACAACCCGCCGGACTCGGCACGTTGGTATCCGGGCGGAGGGATCTACCGCAACGTCTGGCTGACCAAGGTCAACCCGGTCCACGTCGGGCAGTGGGGCACGTACGTCGTCTCGAAAGACGTCTCTGCCGAGTCGGCCACATTGGACttggtcgtcgaggtcgagaacagcggggacgcggacgaggaggtccaAGTGGCCACCGACGtccacgtcctcgacgcTTCGACCGGCCAACCCGGAGGCAAGGTCGCCGAGTTGCCCCGATCAACcatctccgtctcggccggcggcggcaaggagcAGGTCACGGGCTCGACATCCGTCACCTCCCCGCTGCTCTGgggcccgccgccctcgcagACGCCGCACCGGTACGTCGCTGTGACGACCATCACGGCGGGCGGCAGGGCGGTCGACAGCTACGAGACGCGGTTCGGCATCCGGTCCGTCACGTATGACGCCAACCGcggcatcctcgtcaacggcgagcaCGTCCGGCTCCAAGGCGTCAACCAGCACCACGACCTCGGGGCCCTCGGCGCGGCCTTCAACACGCGCGCCGCGGAGCGGCAGCTCGACGTGCTCGCGGAGCTCGGCTGCAACGCGATCCGGATGGCGCACaacccgccggcgccggagctgCTCGAGCTGACGGACGGCAAGGGCATCCTCGTGGTGGACGAGATCTTCGACTCGTGGTACCGCAACAAGACGGACAACGACTTCCACCTCATCTTCGCCGACTGGCGCGAGCCGGACCTCCGGGCCGTGATGCGCCGGGACCGGAACCACCCGTCGGTCATCATGTGGAGCTTCGGCAACGAGGTCTCGGAGCAGCAGATCGGCGACCCGGGCACCGTCCCCGCGCGGGAGCTgcacggcatcgtcggcgacgaggacccgtcgcggccgtcgacggcgtcgatgaaCTTCGCCAAGCCCAACATGTCGTTCCCGACGGCCATGGACGTCGTCAGCCTCAACTACCAGGGCGAGGGCATCCGCGACACGCCCAACTACTCCTTTCTGCCCGGCGTCCGCACGCACCCGCTCTACGCCGACTACCACGCCGCGTTCCCGGACAAGGTGGTCCTCGGCAgcgagacggcgtcggcgctgAGCACGCGCGGCACGTACATCTTCCCCGTGGCCGGCTCCGTGGGCGCCCCCGTCAACGACACGTCCGGCGGCaactcgacgacgcggcAGGTCAGCGCGTACGAGGTGTACTCGGCCAACTTCGGGTCGTCGCCGGACAAGGTGTTCGCGGCGCAGGACGCGCACCCCTTCGTCGCGGGCGAGTTCGTCTGGACGGGCTGGGACTACGTCGGCGAGCCGACGCCGTACTACGGCGCCCGCAGCTCGTACTCGGGCAtcatcgacctcgccggcttCAAGAAGGACCGCTTCTTCCTGTACCAGGCGCGCTGGCGGCCCGACCTCCGGTTCGTCCACGTGCTGCCGCACTGGAACTGGCCGGACCGCGCCGGCGAGACGACCCCCGTGCACGCCTTCACgtcggcggacgaggcggagcTCTTTGTCAACGGGGTCTCGCTGGGCCGCAAGACGAGGGCCGCGGGGGAGTACCGCTTCCGGTGGGACGAGGTCCGGTACGCGCCGGGCGAGGTGAGGGTGGCGACGTATAAAGACGGCGCCGCGTGGGCGGAGGAGACGGTGCGGAcggtcggcgatgcggcggAGCTGCGGGCGTCGGCGGACCGGACGGCCATCCGggccgacggcctggaccTGGCGTTCGTCACGGTCGAGGTGCGGGACGCGGCGGGGGACCTGGTCCGGTTCgcggccgacgccgtcacgtTCTCGGTCAGCGGCCCCGGGCGGATCGTGGCGACGGACAACGGCGACCCGGCGGACCTGGTTGCGTTCCCGTCGTTGGAGCGGCGGGCGTTCAGCGGGCTCGTGTTGGCGATTGTGCGTtccgaggagggcgtcgccggggAGATCCGGGTGACGGCGTCCGGGGAGGGCCTGAAGAGCGCGGAGGTCGTCGTTACGACGCACCTATCTTGCTGA
- a CDS encoding Pepsinogen c — MASVTRFFSAAAVVSVAAAAVLDLPIIVQNGYKTVEIDIGTPAKTYRLLFDTGSSSSWAVDSECARSTCANVSGYDRVGYSINASTSGSYTGGYADIAYLGGDTAGPTVSETWAASGISWRQDFIAANETNWAAMAGDGFLGLGFSSIIDGGANTVVETLMAQGLLDEAKFGIYYGTEHNQTGGEPGDGVLTIGGSRAADFVDGELVTVPVTRVDGGYDVWRTTMLAINGTRTTAADGSVVETETSFDFDRVVFDTGAGSITLPTEKNLAAYESIGWNYTAILRGEHVPLCSEFNATWSFKFTFGDYRDPQTVEVTGDQLRRPGFAYRDDACWPPFQDGGAGLVLIGTPFLRNFYTVWDYGAAANETEIGRFDPKLSFGKLKKGN, encoded by the exons ATGGCGTCCGTCACccgcttcttctcggcggctGCGGTCGTGTCCGTGGCTGCGGCCGCGGTGCTCGACCTCCCCATCATCGTGCAGAACGGCTAC AAGACTGTCGAGATCGACATCGGCACGCCGGCCAAGACCTACCGTCTCCTCTTCGACACGGGCAGCTCGTCTTCCTGGGCGGTCGACAGCGAGTGCGCGAGATCGACTTGCGCCAACGTCAGCGG CTACGACCGCGTCGGCTACAGCATCAACGCCTCGACCAGCGGCTCCTACACCGGCGGCTACGCCGACATCGCctacctcggcggcgacacgGCCGGGCCGACCGTCTCGGAGACGTGGGCGGCCAGCGGCATCAGCTGGCGGCAGGACTTCATCGCGGCCAACGAGACCAACtgggcggccatggccggcgacggcttcctgggcctcggcttcagctccatcatcgacggcggcgccaacaCGGTGGTCGAGACGCTCATGGCGCAgggcctgctcgacgaggccaagtTCGGCATCTACTACGGCACCGAGCACAACCAGACCGGGGGCGAGccgggcgacggcgtgctcACCATCGGCGGCTCGCGCGCGGCGGACtttgtcgacggcgagctcgtcacGGTGCCCGTCAcgcgcgtcgacggcgggtACGACGTGTGGCGGACCACGATGCTGGCGATCAACGGCacgcggacgacggcggcggacggcagcgtcgtcgagacggagacgagCTTCGACTTTGACAGGGTCGTCTTCGACACGGGCGCGGGCTCCATCACGCTGCCGACGGAGAAGAACCTCGCGGCGTACGAGTCCATCGGGTGGAACTACACGGCCATCCTGCGCGGCGAGCACGTCCCGCTCTGCAGCGAGTTCAACGCGACGTGGTCCTTCAAGTTCACCTTCGGCGACTACCGCGACCCGCAGACGGTCGAGGTCACGGGCGACCAGCTGCGGCGGCCGGGGTTCGCGTACCGGGACGACGCGTGCTGGCCGCCATTCCAGGACGGCGGGGCCGGGCTCGTCCTCATCGGCACGCCGTTCCTGCGCAACTTCTACACCGTCTGGGACtacggcgcggcggcgaacgAGACGGAGATAGGGCGGTTCGACCCCAAGTTGTCGTTTGGGAagctgaagaaggggaaCTGA